A genomic region of Jaculus jaculus isolate mJacJac1 chromosome 10, mJacJac1.mat.Y.cur, whole genome shotgun sequence contains the following coding sequences:
- the Klhl31 gene encoding kelch-like protein 31, which yields MAPKKKTVRKNKVDINEMTLIVEDSPLNKLNTLNGLLEGGDGLSCISSELTDVSYGPNLLQGLSKMRQENFLCDLVIGTKTKSFDVHKSVMASCSEYFYNILKKDSLTKRVELNEIAPLGLATVIAYAYTGKLTLSLYTIGSIISAAVYLQIHTLVKICSDFLIQEISVENCMYVVNIAETYSLKNAKSTAQKFIRDNFIEFAESDQFMKLTFEQINEFLIDDDLQLPSEIVAFQIAMKWLEFDPKRVKYAADLLSNIRFGTISAQDLVSYVQSVPRMMQDAGCHKLLVDAMNYHLLPYHQNTLQSRRTRIRGGCRVLITVGGRPGLTEKSLSRDILYRDPENGWSKLTEMPAKSFNQCVAVMDGFLYVAGGEDQNDARNQAKHAVSNFCRYDPRFNSWIHLGSMSQKRTHFSLSAFNGLLYAVGGRNAEGSLASQECYAPAANLWQPKAPLAQARCCHASAVADGRVVVTGGYVGGAYSRSVCAYDPASDSWQELPGLSTPRGWHCAMALGGRVYVMGGGQLGPRGERVDVLAVEVYNPAARQWSYAAPLPVGVSTAGASALHGRAYLVGGWNEGEKKYKKCIQCFSPELNEWTEDDELPEATVGVSCCTLAMPNSVTRESRASSVSSVPVSI from the exons ATGGCACCTAAAAAGAAGACTGTGAGAAAGAACAAAGTAGATATCAACGAGATGACCCTAATTGTAGAAGATAGCCCCTTAAACAAACTGAATACCTTGAATGGGCTCCTGGAGGGAGGTGATGGTCTCAGCTGCATTTCTTCTGAACTAACAGATGTTTCTTATGGCCCCAATCTCTTACAAGGTTTAAGTAAGATGCGACAAGAGAACTTTTTATGTGACTTAGTCATTGGTACCAAAACCAAGTCCTTTGATGTTCATAAGTCAGTGATGGCTTCATGCAGTGAGTATTTTTACAACATCTTAAAAAAAGATTCATTAACTAAGAGGGTGGAGCTTAATGAAATTGCACCTTTAGGCCTAGCCACAGTGATTGCATATGCCTATACAGGAAAGCTGACCTTGTCTTTATACACAATAGGAAGCATCATTTCTGCTGCTGTTTATCTTCAGATCCACACTCTTGTAAAGATATGCAGTGATTTTCTCATTCAAGAGATTAGTGTTGAGAACTGCATGTATGTTGTTAACATTGCTGAAACATACTCCTTGAAAAATGCAAAATCAACAGCCCAGAAATTTATCCGGGATAACTTCATTGAATTTGCAGAATCAGATCAATTTATGAAACTTACATTTGAGCAAATTAATGAATTTCTTATAGATGATGACTTACAATTGCCTTCTGAGATAGTAGCATTCCAGATTGCAATGAAATGGCTAGAATTTGACCCAAAGAGGGTAAAATATGCTGCAGATCTTTTGAGCAATATTCGTTTTGGTACCATCTCTGCACAAGACTTGGTCAGTTATGTTCAATCTGTACCAAGAATGATGCAAGATGCTGGTTGTCACAAACTTCTTGTGGATGCTATGAACTACCACTTACTGCCATATCATCAAAACACACTACAGTCCAGGCGGACAAGAATCCGAGGGGGCTGCCGAGTTCTTATCACTGTTGGGGGACGCCCAGGCCTGACTGAGAAGTCTCTTAGTAGAGACATTTTGTATAGAGATCCTGAAAATGGATGGAGCAAGCTCACAGAAATGCCAGCCAAGAGTTTTAATCAGTGTGTGGCTGTGATGGATGGATTTCTTTATGTAGCCGGTGGTGAAGACCAGAATGATGCAAGAAATCAAGCCAAGCATGCAGTCAGCAATTTCTGCAG ATACGACCCGCGCTTCAACAGCTGGATCCACCTGGGCAGCATGAGCCAGAAGCGCACGCACTTCAGCCTGAGCGCGTTCAACGGGCTGCTGTACGCGGTGGGCGGCCGCAACGCGGAAGGCAGCCTGGCCTCGCAGGAGTGCTACGCACCGGCAGCTAACCTCTGGCAGCCCAAGGCGCCGCTCGCGCAGGCGCGCTGCTGCCACGCCAGCGCGGTGGCCGACGGCCGCGTGGTGGTGACTGGCGGCTACGTGGGCGGCGCCTACTCGCGCTCCGTGTGCGCCTACGACCCGGCCAGCGACTCGTGGCAGGAGCTGCCCGGCCTGAGCACGCCCCGGGGCTGGCACTGCGCCATGGCGCTGGGCGGCCGGGTGTACGTGATGGGGGGTGGCCAGCTGGGGCCGCGCGGGGAGCGCGTGGATGTGCTGGCCGTGGAGGTCTACAACCCGGCCGCGCGCCAGTGGAGCTACGCGGCGCCGCTGCCGGTGGGCGTGAGCACGGCGGGCGCCTCGGCGCTGCACGGCCGCGCCTACCTGGTGGGCGGCTGGAACGAGGGCGAGAAGAAATACAAGAAGTGCATCCAGTGCTTCAGCCCAGAGCTCAACGAGTGGACGGAGGACGACGAGCTGCCCGAGGCCACCGTGGGCGTGTCCTGCTGCACCCTCGCCATGCCCAACAGCGTGACTCGGGAGTCCCGGGCCAGCTCCGTCTCCTCCGTTCCGGTCAGCATCTGA